A window of Cellulomonas wangleii genomic DNA:
GTTGCTGGCCGACCCGCGCTCGACGACCTGGGTCATCGCGTAGGTCGTGTCGGCCATCACGTCGGCCGCGAACACCTGCTCGCCGGTCGTGTCCGGCGACCACACCGACTCGCCCTCGATCACGGACTGCACGATGTGCGCGTCACGGTGCACGCCCTGCGCCGCGAACGTGGCGTAGGCGTTCGTCATGTCGAGCGGGTGGACCGTGTCGGACCCGAGCACGTTGGACGGGACGGTGGTCGGCTCGTTCGTCGCACCGGCGGCCTGCGCGACCCGGGCCGTCTCGGCCGGCCCGACCTCGAGGTTCAGCTGGGCGTAGACGGTGTTGACGGAGTCCGCCGTCGCCCTGACGAGGTCGATCGTGCCGTACTTGTTGGAGTTGGCGTAGTTCTGCACCCGCCAGGGCTTGCTCTCACCGATGTCGAACTCCTGCGGGGACCGCGCGTCGTACGTCGTGCCGAGGCCGATCCCCTGCTCGAGCGCGGCGACCAGCGTGAACGGCTTGTACGTCGAGCCCGCCTGGATCCGGTCGAACGTCGCGGTGTTGCGCGTGTCCGTGAGGTAGTCGGGCCCGCCGTAGAGGGCGACGATCCCGCCCGTGGCCGGGTCGACGGTGACGATCGACATGCGCAGCCGCTCGTGCGGCGTCGCGCCGTCGGTCAGCTCGCCCGCGCGCAGCTGCGCCGCCGACTGCACGGCCAGCTCCTGCACGGCGGGGTCGATGGTCGTGACGATCTTCAGGCCGCGGGTGCGCAGCTCGTCGGCGGTCCAGAACTTGGTCGCGAGCAGCTCGTTCTCGACCATCTCCAGCAGGAACCCGTTGGGGCCGCGGTACATCTCGGACTTCACGTACTCGATGGTCGGCGGGAAGGTCTGGGCGGCGCGCTCCTCGGCCGTCAGCCACCCACCGTCGACCATGCGGTCCAGCACGATCTCCCAGCGCTGCTGCGCCTTCTCGGGAGCGACGGCCGGGTCCCAGTTGTTGGGCGACGGGATGAGGGCCGCGAGCATCGCCGACTCGGCCACGGTGAGGTCCGCGGCGTTCTTGTCGAAGTACGACTTGGCGGCCGCCTGGATCCCGTAGGAGTCACGACCGAAGTAGATCGTGTTGAGGTACCGCCCCATGATCTGTTCCTTGGACTCGTTCTGGGCGATCTTGATGGCGAGGATCGCCTCCTTCGCCTTGCCCCAGTAGTCCTTGGTCGTGTTCTGGTAGTACCGCTCGACGTACTGCTGGGTCAGCGTCGACCCGCCCTGCGTCGGCTTGCCCTGGATGTTGTTGAGGAACG
This region includes:
- a CDS encoding penicillin-binding protein, yielding MAASNRRTAPPRARRATRRPTSDTGERRPFWNYPRREHTGLHRWLPSWRVVLGTFLGGVFLVLGAGAAAFAFIHPDDPLAEVEFQTTTVYFAGEQPGQPGPEMGTFAKQKREIVDYATLPAHIGQAVAAGEDQTFFTNRGVSLTGMARAFLNNIQGKPTQGGSTLTQQYVERYYQNTTKDYWGKAKEAILAIKIAQNESKEQIMGRYLNTIYFGRDSYGIQAAAKSYFDKNAADLTVAESAMLAALIPSPNNWDPAVAPEKAQQRWEIVLDRMVDGGWLTAEERAAQTFPPTIEYVKSEMYRGPNGFLLEMVENELLATKFWTADELRTRGLKIVTTIDPAVQELAVQSAAQLRAGELTDGATPHERLRMSIVTVDPATGGIVALYGGPDYLTDTRNTATFDRIQAGSTYKPFTLVAALEQGIGLGTTYDARSPQEFDIGESKPWRVQNYANSNKYGTIDLVRATADSVNTVYAQLNLEVGPAETARVAQAAGATNEPTTVPSNVLGSDTVHPLDMTNAYATFAAQGVHRDAHIVQSVIEGESVWSPDTTGEQVFAADVMADTTYAMTQVVERGSASNHVKPLRRPIAGKTGTSTENKSAWFIGYTPQLATSVALSQIGEDNKAQDSIAAWGRVEDVTGGSYPALLWSHYMKQVFEQPKYAEVQQFPARANVGGKPTPAPTETAPEEPAVTEEPEAPAEAQVPGGLVGRTEADAAGALQGVGLVPAVVTERSTTVPTGRVIRVEPGEGATVAGGSTVTIVVSSGPPPQPTPTPPPAPAPEPTPTDPPEGGAAAGGGAAGGGTAGGAVGGAVGGAVGGTTAGGAGAAGSPGGGPSGSAGR